The Brassica napus cultivar Da-Ae chromosome C1, Da-Ae, whole genome shotgun sequence DNA segment CACTGGTTTGGTTCGACGTATTAGAGAAGTCGCTATCCGTAGAAACGGTATAAACTGGATCAACTCCAAGAGAATGTTTTTGTTCATTGGGAAAAAGATCAGATTTTgatctctgtttcttcttctttcaggCCGAGTTGTGTTTTTAGGAAAAGCTGGTGATATGCAGCAGCCAAGTTCTTCTGAGCTTAGAGGCGTTGGCTATTACtgattttttaacaaacaaGTTCTCATCAAGGTATACAGTTCGGTATTGtagttttcttctcttcaattGTCAGTAGCCCTTTTACATTGTTTTTGTTTAGTTGGTGgtggcaaataaaccgaaccaatACATTTGAGATTAACCGAATCAAAACCAATATCTCGATTTAAGACTGAGATGAAAACAAATACCAATCTCCACGTGTTTGTGAACCATGCATGAACGCTACCTCAAAGCTGAATTTGTCATAAGTTTGTTTTTACCCTTTCCTGTTTTCTTTCTGTCACGTCACCCACACAAAAACAACAATCACTCTCTACAATGGCCGAAACGCTTTCTACCGGCGAGTCCCGATATTGGCCCATCTACGGTAGCAACACCACCGAAAGAAACATCCCTTACGCCTCGCTTCTCCGCCTTCTCCGATATCATTCACCAACCTCCTCGCATCTCTTTGGTTTCCTGGCTCTCCTCATATCCGGAGGCCTTCTCACCTTCCTCCTAGGTGTAACCGTGACCGCCACCGCGTTCGGCTTCATTGCGTTTCTTCCCTTGATCATCATCTCGGGTCCGATCTGGCTTCCGGGTTCTGTCCTTGTTGGCGGGTGCTTAACAGTCGTGGGATTTCTTGTTGGAACGGTGGCTATCGTATCGTGGACGTACCGTTATTTCCGGGGAATGCACCTGGCTGGATCGGATCAAATGGACTATGCACGTGGTCGGATCTATGACACAGCCTCGCACGTCAAAGATTACGCTAGAGAGTACGGTGGATACTTCCACGGTAGGGCTAAAGATGCAGCCCCCCTGGTGCTTAACCTAAACCGGTCTGTATTGTCTGGTTGAGCGTAAGATCAGAGTCCGTTCTGAGATTTCTAAGACcctattcaaaacaaaattatttacaaattatctTTAAGCTTTTCATAAATTGTAcgaacttttatttttaaaactaattttatgatataatttttatacttatattataataaaatgagattcacctaattttttttatttttctgcaaacaattttatttattttatcaactGTTTTTATTCTATACACTATATTTTTACCTTATCAtatcaatatatacataattttttcaaaatggaAGTCCATAGAGTGAGGAGACTTATTAAAATGTATGTTCATTTCCCTGTGTACAATCCCGACTTTGGGTAAGAAAACTGGCCGGTTCGGTTTATGTAGGATGAAAAAGATTCATGCATGGTACTAATATtacgtttttgttattttattttcgtttaagaaaataatatatctggTTATGTACAAGCTCTATGAGATTTTGGGTGTGCGTGGTCGTCACTTGAAATGAAATCCACATTTTTGGCGAATATTTTACCCTTTTTAATATATGGTCAAACGTATTTCAGTTATGTAATATTTTCTGAAGAATGACGAGagtatatacaatataaaccACACATGATAACTATCATTTGTATAGTTTAGTAGATCGCGTTTTCTAAGCAGTGTATGACAGATTAATAGGAgtatctttctcatcttccatcGATCCTTGCTGTGTCCTTTTCTAATAAAGAAAGTTATTTGTATGATTATAAAATGCAGtcgtgtttaaaaaaaaagtgtttcaaaaacATTATAGAATTCAGTCTCGTcaaagttttagaaaaaaaaaaaaactagaacatTATATTCCTAAAAATGATTTACAGCCCTAACTATACGTCTCCTGAACATGACAATTGTCCATCTTTGAattgttttgtatttataattgaGGTTGAATTGAAAGTTGAAACTctgacaaacaaaaaattatagcTACATTGAttctaaagaaaaagaaaaaaaaaagaaatacagtGGGAAGCAAATATGCTATGATTGAATTAAATTGTATGCCATCCCCAGAATAAACAATATGAGTAAAAAACTGGAGAGGCAAAAAGCTTATTGGTGAATTAGTCTAAAATTATGTTCACCGATATTAGCTTGACAGGTTGAAAAGATTCCAagacttttataaaaaatatcttaattctAAATTTTACGCATGCACTTCATAATATTGGTGgctaagaagaaaaaaatagccGTCCGGACTTCACATAGATTGTGGGTTGTTGATTCATGAATGTTGTAGCAATTAGGAGTGGACATTTTATCTGTTAAATTTGTTTCGATTCGTTATTCGTTTCGATACGATCCGAAAatttcggatatccgtaaattttcgaagcaaagcaaatattaaaaaccaatatccgttaaaatcgaagcaaatcacaaatattaaaattttgaaaagcaGATATCCGATCCGATCCGGCAATATATAAGTAcatgtatatcttgattatatttaaagtttttaatgtataaaattatataattattattctaacataggatttgataaattctattcacattattatttatataaaagtattacataaaaggaagagaacacatttatgacaattataatttttttcttaaattttgtgttattataattgttaactaagttcaaaaaatttacaaactatgtagattcactacttcttttaatttttatcatatatatcatgcaaaaaaatatttgtatcaaatttttaagattatttgtattaatcaaaacatatgagatatctgtaagtattcgtaaatatccgcaaatatctatttattttcagGATATCCGTTTTTCCGAATATCCGTATTTTttcgaagcaaagcaaatcgaaaaattagatatctgtgacatacgaagcaaatcacaaatatcttcaaaaatccggatatcgggaTCCGTGTCCAGGCATAGTAGCAATGAGTCATTAATTGAAGATTCATACGCCAAAGAGAACCATACGCTCGAACGTGACATTAGGGATATAAAGAATACTAGCAATCGTCTAAGATAGTTGAAATCAGTTTAACCTCTACTTTTTTCTTGGGTTGACTTCTTTGTGTTATGATTTGAGGTCAAGGTCAGCAGACAAAAAGCCTCCGCCAATCAAGTCAACACGCAAGTTTGGCCGGACGTTACCCGTTGATTTGGTCTAAGTAGATACTTGTCGATTGTATTTTGTAATCATTAATACGGCTGGTAATGCCATCGTTGAAGCCTTTTTTTAGCATAATGGattcaaactttaaatatataaatcatcaACCATATTTAGTCGTTTTTTTTTGCATGCCTTTAGATGTTAATGAACggttaataaataaaacttgCCCCTTATTATATTGGATTTTTCACTAAACTTTTTAATTTTCCAAACGTAATTAGATTACACAACAATATGCATAACACGTGATATCATCTACCAATAACAAGCCAAGAACGAAACTTCTAGAGATTTTAATTACCACTCACCTCATAAGCACACCAGACAGAAAATCAATCATATTCTCAAACTAAATTTACATTTCCTTTCCCGTCGGGTTCAACACCGACCCGACATACGAACGGGGCGGACGATCCGGCACCAAACTGGCACGTGGCGACCTCGGAGGCAGTTCCTTTAGCTGATGTCCACTGCAATCGTAGTAGATCACGCCGGAATGATCCAACGGCTCACATTTTCCTCCCATTAAAATTTCTCTCTGCCAAATACCaaactcctcctcttcctcctccaacACCATCTCCACCGCCGTCTTTTTCTTCGCCGGAGTACCTCCAACGTCGTAAGCTTTATTCTTCCGGCCAACCATAGTCTTAGCTTTGTTGCTCAAAGTCGTCAAAAGCTCCTTCGGAC contains these protein-coding regions:
- the BNAC01G34080D gene encoding uncharacterized protein BNAC01G34080D; translated protein: MEMSRTEHVSSTHKRLNVSFIVSLMVLCARHASRVSKKLKLKPTRKATHLEDHLESPNSGGNHGEGGRFGWSPARAFSPMRGRPKELLTTLSNKAKTMVGRKNKAYDVGGTPAKKKTAVEMVLEEEEEEFGIWQREILMGGKCEPLDHSGVIYYDCSGHQLKELPPRSPRASLVPDRPPRSYVGSVLNPTGKEM
- the LOC106394442 gene encoding oleosin G, whose protein sequence is MAETLSTGESRYWPIYGSNTTERNIPYASLLRLLRYHSPTSSHLFGFLALLISGGLLTFLLGVTVTATAFGFIAFLPLIIISGPIWLPGSVLVGGCLTVVGFLVGTVAIVSWTYRYFRGMHLAGSDQMDYARGRIYDTASHVKDYAREYGGYFHGRAKDAAPLVLNLNRSVLSG